A genomic region of Alicyclobacillus sp. SO9 contains the following coding sequences:
- the speE gene encoding polyamine aminopropyltransferase encodes MTRSELWFTEQQNSNLKLGLRINKTLHSEQTEFQSLDVYETAEYGKLLVLDGCVMTTDRDEFVYHEMISHVALHTHANPKNVLVIGGGDGGAIREILKHESVERAVLAEIDGRVVAASKEYFPGIASGLSDPRVDVQVTDGIQYVNDHAGEFDVILVDSTDPVGPAVGLFAKDFYHAVHRALKPDGIMVAQTESPFMNANLIQKTSRDIGEVFKNSYLYLAYIPTYPTGMWSFTMGSKQYDPHQASACRVAGTKYYSTEVHQAAFALPPFVQELIQS; translated from the coding sequence ATGACAAGATCTGAACTTTGGTTTACAGAGCAGCAGAATTCAAACTTGAAACTAGGATTAAGGATAAATAAAACCCTTCACAGCGAGCAGACGGAGTTTCAATCCCTCGATGTATACGAAACTGCAGAGTACGGCAAGTTGCTCGTGCTTGACGGCTGCGTCATGACGACAGACAGGGATGAGTTTGTCTACCACGAAATGATTAGCCATGTGGCGCTGCACACGCATGCAAATCCCAAAAACGTATTGGTGATTGGCGGCGGCGACGGCGGTGCTATCCGCGAAATTCTGAAGCACGAGTCCGTTGAAAGAGCCGTTCTGGCGGAAATCGACGGGCGCGTCGTTGCGGCGTCCAAGGAGTACTTTCCCGGCATTGCCAGCGGTTTGTCCGACCCGCGTGTGGATGTGCAGGTGACGGATGGAATTCAATACGTGAACGACCATGCTGGGGAGTTCGATGTCATCCTGGTTGATTCCACCGATCCCGTCGGTCCCGCAGTAGGCTTATTCGCCAAAGATTTCTACCACGCGGTGCACCGTGCCTTGAAACCAGACGGCATAATGGTGGCACAGACAGAGTCACCGTTTATGAATGCAAATCTGATCCAGAAAACCTCTCGGGACATCGGTGAAGTGTTTAAAAACTCATATTTGTATTTGGCCTACATCCCGACGTATCCCACAGGCATGTGGAGTTTCACCATGGGCAGTAAGCAGTACGACCCCCATCAAGCCTCTGCCTGCAGAGTAGCAGGTACGAAGTATTACTCAACGGAGGTCCATCAGGCTGCATTTGCATTGCCTCCATTTGTCCAGGAGTTGATTCAATCGTGA